In the genome of Desulfovibrio sp. ZJ209, one region contains:
- a CDS encoding MbtF, giving the protein MMLALHARTLLLPLLFAALLLAACAARDENTPPEEGMTITVDLSEIHRCSRVSPEITVAYAPKGTKFYDIRLIEYGTEEERFFGGGTWVEDGTGVIPEGALTRHYRGPCPPGTKALEYAYVVSAMESENSQPLAVRLYRFTQE; this is encoded by the coding sequence ATGATGCTCGCGCTTCACGCCCGCACCCTGCTCCTGCCCCTGCTCTTCGCCGCGCTCCTCCTGGCGGCCTGCGCGGCAAGGGACGAAAACACGCCGCCCGAAGAAGGCATGACCATCACCGTCGACTTGAGCGAGATCCACCGCTGCTCGCGCGTCTCGCCGGAGATTACGGTGGCCTATGCGCCCAAGGGCACGAAATTCTACGACATCCGGCTCATCGAATACGGCACCGAGGAAGAACGCTTCTTCGGCGGCGGCACATGGGTGGAGGACGGCACGGGCGTCATCCCCGAGGGCGCGCTCACCCGGCACTATCGCGGCCCCTGCCCGCCCGGCACCAAGGCCCTGGAATACGCCTATGTGGTCTCGGCCATGGAGAGCGAAAATTCCCAGCCGCTCGCCGTGCGCCTCTACCGCTTCACGCAGGAATAG
- a CDS encoding rhodanese-like domain-containing protein has protein sequence MRPAPFFRQRFGALAFAVLLLALWGAAPAGARDEAPKAAKHAAVTCLAAPGDISVGQAKDLLAAPPAGLVILDVRTPQEFRQGHLLGARNMDFFGGSFERQAEALSKDAPVLLYCRTGKRSAAAAETLGEAGVKHIYHMHQGIEAWRQAGLPLEQ, from the coding sequence ATGCGGCCTGCGCCGTTCTTTCGTCAGCGCTTTGGGGCGCTGGCTTTCGCCGTCCTTTTGCTTGCCCTGTGGGGCGCCGCCCCGGCCGGCGCGCGCGACGAGGCCCCCAAGGCCGCGAAGCATGCGGCGGTCACGTGCCTGGCCGCCCCGGGCGACATCAGCGTGGGGCAGGCGAAGGACCTGCTTGCCGCTCCGCCGGCAGGCCTTGTCATCCTCGATGTGCGCACCCCGCAGGAGTTCCGCCAGGGGCATCTCCTCGGGGCGCGCAACATGGACTTTTTCGGCGGCAGCTTTGAGAGGCAGGCCGAGGCCCTCTCCAAGGACGCGCCCGTGCTCCTCTATTGCCGCACCGGCAAGCGCTCGGCGGCTGCCGCCGAGACCCTGGGCGAGGCGGGCGTGAAACACATCTACCATATGCACCAGGGCATCGAGGCCTGGCGGCAGGCCGGGCTGCCGCTGGAGCAATAG
- a CDS encoding AtpZ/AtpI family protein, whose protein sequence is MSFRDILGQQRDGMRAMATTGVMGLHLVSGPLVGFAIGYGLDAWLGTSPWCKIIFLLVGIGAGFLNVYRDTQELLRKLEKESRRGRPAAPGAALHGAPVQAPAKVPAEAPGGAPQGAQEAPAKADPKGTDGGK, encoded by the coding sequence GTGTCCTTCAGGGATATTTTAGGCCAGCAGCGGGACGGCATGCGCGCCATGGCGACCACGGGCGTCATGGGGCTGCACCTCGTGAGCGGGCCGCTGGTGGGCTTCGCCATCGGGTACGGGCTGGACGCGTGGCTCGGCACGAGCCCCTGGTGCAAGATCATTTTTCTGCTGGTGGGCATTGGCGCGGGCTTTCTCAATGTCTACCGCGACACGCAGGAGCTCTTGCGCAAGCTCGAGAAGGAAAGCCGGCGCGGGCGCCCGGCGGCGCCGGGGGCGGCGCTTCACGGGGCTCCTGTGCAGGCTCCCGCAAAGGTTCCGGCAGAAGCTCCCGGAGGCGCGCCCCAAGGCGCGCAAGAGGCCCCGGCGAAGGCCGACCCCAAGGGCACGGACGGAGGGAAATGA
- the atpE gene encoding ATP synthase F0 subunit C, with protein sequence MRKILLIALNTVALLGMAGMAFAAEALNSDSLGFTCLAAALGIGIAACGCGIGMGLGLKGASEGVARNPEVSGKITGTMILAFAFIESLAIYALVISFILLYANPYA encoded by the coding sequence ATGCGCAAGATTCTGCTGATTGCCCTCAACACCGTCGCCCTGCTCGGCATGGCCGGCATGGCCTTCGCCGCCGAAGCGCTCAATTCCGACTCGCTCGGCTTCACCTGCCTCGCGGCGGCGCTGGGCATCGGTATCGCGGCCTGCGGCTGCGGCATCGGCATGGGCCTGGGCCTCAAGGGCGCCAGCGAGGGCGTGGCCCGCAATCCCGAGGTGAGCGGCAAGATCACGGGTACCATGATCCTGGCCTTCGCCTTCATCGAATCGCTGGCCATTTACGCGCTCGTCATCAGCTTCATCCTGCTCTACGCCAACCCCTACGCGTAG
- a CDS encoding pyridoxal phosphate-dependent aminotransferase gives MSVLAKNVAADLANASWVRRMFEAGIQLKAKYGPENVYDFSLGNPDLPAPPAVQQGLRDFAEHAGEPFAFGYMPNGGFPWLREKLAAQLSGEQGVKLGAGDVILTCGAAGGLNAFLRAVLEPGEKVLTFAPYFVEYGFYVSNHGGTLEAVPSKPQDFAPDLAALERAIDEKTRVVLINSPHNPTGAIYSRADLQALAALLENKSQQYGRPIWLVADEPYRFLAYDGAEVPSVLPLYPYAVAVSSLSKNLSLPGERVGYVVLAPQMPEKAELMAALTFTNRILGFVNPPVVGQHIMAAALGSAVEREIYAARRAAMAEVLSEAGYEFFMPRGAFYFFPKAPGGDDVAFVGRLMEERVLAVPGSGFGWPGHFRLAFCVDEKVIRDAAPGFAKAAAAVRAGKADGEAKA, from the coding sequence ATGTCTGTCCTTGCGAAGAATGTGGCCGCCGACCTCGCCAACGCCTCCTGGGTGCGCCGGATGTTCGAGGCCGGCATCCAGCTCAAGGCCAAGTACGGCCCGGAAAACGTCTATGACTTCAGCCTCGGCAACCCCGACCTGCCGGCGCCCCCGGCCGTGCAGCAGGGCCTGCGCGACTTCGCCGAGCACGCCGGCGAGCCCTTCGCCTTCGGCTACATGCCCAACGGCGGCTTCCCGTGGCTGCGCGAGAAGCTGGCCGCCCAGCTTTCGGGCGAGCAGGGCGTGAAGCTGGGCGCCGGGGACGTGATCCTCACCTGCGGCGCGGCCGGCGGCCTCAACGCCTTTTTGCGCGCCGTGCTCGAGCCCGGGGAAAAGGTGCTTACCTTCGCGCCCTATTTTGTGGAATACGGCTTCTATGTGTCCAACCACGGCGGCACGCTCGAGGCCGTGCCGAGCAAGCCCCAGGACTTCGCGCCCGACCTCGCCGCGCTGGAGCGCGCCATCGACGAGAAAACGCGCGTGGTGCTCATCAATTCGCCGCACAATCCCACCGGGGCCATCTACAGCCGCGCCGACCTTCAGGCGCTGGCGGCCCTCCTCGAGAACAAGAGCCAGCAGTACGGCCGGCCCATCTGGCTCGTGGCGGACGAGCCCTACCGCTTCCTCGCCTATGACGGCGCCGAGGTGCCCTCGGTGCTGCCGCTCTATCCCTACGCCGTGGCGGTGAGCTCGCTCTCCAAGAACCTGTCGCTGCCCGGCGAGCGCGTGGGCTATGTGGTGCTCGCGCCGCAGATGCCCGAAAAGGCCGAGCTCATGGCCGCGCTCACCTTCACCAACCGCATCCTGGGCTTCGTGAACCCGCCGGTGGTGGGCCAGCACATCATGGCCGCGGCCCTCGGCAGCGCCGTGGAGCGCGAGATCTATGCGGCCCGGCGCGCGGCCATGGCCGAGGTGCTCAGCGAAGCGGGCTATGAGTTCTTCATGCCGCGCGGGGCCTTTTATTTCTTCCCCAAGGCGCCCGGCGGCGACGACGTGGCCTTTGTGGGCCGGCTCATGGAAGAGCGCGTGCTCGCCGTGCCCGGCTCGGGCTTCGGCTGGCCCGGGCATTTCCGGCTCGCCTTTTGCGTGGATGAAAAGGTCATCCGCGACGCGGCGCCCGGTTTCGCCAAGGCAGCCGCTGCCGTGCGCGCCGGGAAGGCGGACGGGGAGGCGAAGGCATGA
- the atpB gene encoding F0F1 ATP synthase subunit A — translation MAGSLPEPVLLSTFLGMDEITIGGQLVPFKHVFYSWLCMAVLFGVALILRRRLTLVPGGLQNFFEAVIDTTERFICSSMGEVGKKYVPLLAGMLIYIFGMNILGLIPGCDAPTANLNTTACMAIFVFFYYNWVGLARWKAHYINQFLGPSKFLIPLMFPLEIVSHLSRPVSLSLRLFGNIRGEEIVIILFFIMAPLLGTLPIYGLFLLGKCMQAFVFFMLTMFYIASALEGPEH, via the coding sequence ATGGCAGGCAGTTTGCCGGAACCGGTATTGCTCTCCACCTTTCTCGGGATGGATGAAATCACCATCGGCGGCCAGCTCGTGCCCTTCAAGCACGTCTTTTATTCCTGGCTGTGCATGGCCGTGCTCTTCGGCGTGGCCCTCATCCTGCGCCGGCGCCTGACACTGGTGCCCGGGGGCCTGCAAAACTTTTTCGAGGCGGTCATCGACACCACGGAGCGATTTATCTGCTCCTCCATGGGCGAGGTGGGCAAGAAATATGTGCCCCTGCTCGCCGGCATGCTCATCTATATCTTCGGCATGAACATCCTCGGGCTCATCCCGGGTTGCGACGCGCCCACCGCCAACCTGAACACCACGGCGTGCATGGCGATCTTCGTCTTCTTCTACTACAACTGGGTGGGCCTCGCCCGCTGGAAGGCGCACTACATCAACCAGTTCCTCGGGCCTTCCAAGTTCCTCATCCCGCTCATGTTCCCGCTTGAGATCGTCTCGCACCTCTCGCGGCCGGTGTCGCTTTCCCTGCGACTTTTCGGCAACATCCGCGGCGAGGAAATCGTCATCATCCTGTTCTTCATCATGGCGCCGCTGCTCGGCACCCTGCCCATCTACGGGCTCTTCCTGCTCGGCAAGTGCATGCAGGCCTTCGTGTTCTTCATGCTGACCATGTTCTATATCGCGAGCGCCCTTGAAGGGCCCGAGCACTAG
- a CDS encoding flagellar hook protein FlgE, protein MNSSLYIGATGMKGLAQGMQVTTNNLANVSTIGYKQQGILFSDMLSQGQACMGNWWNAQEDSRVALGQVGMGLQVESIRTMFQQGGLESSNTVTDMAINGKGFFQVTDDKGGTFYTRAGDFRPDNEGVWRTPTGLALMGYQIGADGSRGELSAVQVDRFATIPAKTTSKVELTLNLNSKADKSTGGENPYFSLLDQYDGRGSKPLANDAYTYSQPMTVYDAQGNARTVTAYFDGAPSDSPNRYMEFIIAADTELKYDADGNAIMPKPGDGLLMSGVLQFDSAGNLKSMAAFTPTTEGSKDLKDWVPASLSGGLPQFSLDGAPMTLDLGIRSAGGWQNAPATAADVGTDMHLLPNMGESAILSQYPTTAFASSGPTSAYTQDGYSEGFLSNVSIRNDGTVVGLFSNSQSIDLWQIPVARFTSEDGLRREGSNLFSATPESGQMELGMAGTENYGTVQAYNIELSNVDMATEMVNMIVTQRGFQSNSKVVTTADQMLQKAMELKRQ, encoded by the coding sequence GTGAACTCGTCGCTCTATATCGGCGCCACCGGCATGAAGGGCCTGGCCCAGGGCATGCAGGTAACGACCAACAACCTCGCCAATGTCAGCACCATCGGCTACAAGCAGCAGGGCATCCTCTTTTCGGACATGCTCTCGCAGGGCCAGGCCTGCATGGGCAACTGGTGGAACGCCCAGGAGGACTCGCGCGTTGCCCTCGGGCAGGTGGGCATGGGCCTGCAGGTGGAGTCCATCCGCACCATGTTCCAGCAGGGCGGGCTGGAATCCAGCAATACCGTCACGGACATGGCCATCAACGGCAAGGGCTTCTTCCAGGTGACGGACGACAAGGGCGGCACGTTCTACACGCGCGCGGGCGATTTCAGGCCCGACAACGAGGGTGTCTGGCGCACGCCCACGGGGCTCGCGCTCATGGGCTACCAGATCGGCGCGGACGGCAGTCGCGGCGAGCTTTCCGCCGTGCAGGTGGACAGGTTCGCCACCATCCCGGCCAAGACCACCAGCAAGGTGGAGCTGACCCTCAACCTCAATTCCAAGGCGGACAAGAGCACCGGCGGCGAAAATCCGTATTTCTCCCTGCTCGACCAGTATGACGGCCGGGGCAGCAAGCCGCTCGCCAACGACGCCTACACCTACAGCCAGCCCATGACCGTCTATGACGCGCAAGGCAACGCCCGCACGGTCACGGCCTATTTTGACGGCGCGCCTTCCGATTCGCCCAACCGCTACATGGAATTCATCATCGCGGCCGACACCGAGCTCAAGTACGACGCGGACGGCAACGCCATCATGCCCAAGCCGGGCGACGGGCTGCTCATGAGCGGCGTGCTCCAGTTCGATTCGGCGGGCAATCTCAAGAGCATGGCCGCCTTCACGCCCACCACCGAGGGCAGCAAGGACCTCAAGGACTGGGTGCCGGCCAGTCTTTCCGGGGGGCTCCCGCAGTTCAGCCTCGACGGTGCGCCCATGACCCTCGACCTCGGCATCCGCTCGGCCGGCGGCTGGCAGAACGCTCCCGCCACCGCTGCGGACGTGGGCACGGACATGCACCTTCTGCCCAACATGGGCGAAAGCGCCATCCTCTCCCAGTATCCCACCACGGCCTTCGCGAGCAGCGGCCCCACCAGCGCCTACACGCAGGACGGCTACAGCGAGGGCTTTTTGAGCAATGTGAGCATCCGTAACGACGGCACGGTGGTGGGGCTCTTCTCCAACAGCCAGAGCATCGATTTGTGGCAGATACCCGTGGCCCGGTTCACCAGCGAGGACGGCCTGCGCCGCGAGGGCAGCAACCTCTTTTCCGCCACGCCCGAGTCCGGCCAGATGGAGCTCGGCATGGCCGGCACCGAGAATTACGGCACCGTCCAGGCCTACAATATCGAGCTCTCCAACGTGGACATGGCCACCGAGATGGTCAACATGATCGTCACCCAGCGCGGCTTCCAGTCCAACAGCAAGGTCGTGACCACGGCGGACCAGATGCTGCAGAAGGCCATGGAGCTCAAGCGGCAGTAG